A genomic segment from Macadamia integrifolia cultivar HAES 741 unplaced genomic scaffold, SCU_Mint_v3 scaffold852, whole genome shotgun sequence encodes:
- the LOC122070192 gene encoding metal tolerance protein A1-like isoform X1 has product MVPELHKLDNNTYHMEDSGTEKHIKMQKVSKETRVHTESQSFNCGSTCRFSRPETLRLQTEHQMKPARKLHGLIGFGLILIVVELVGGIKANSLAVVSDAVHLLIDVAGFSISLVAIWASSWEATPHQSFGFFRLEVLGALLSIQLIWLIAGVLIYEAIMRILHRNMPVNGELMFMVATFSFIVNLAMIMWLGHDHTHYACGSKARGREDVETAAGGEKANLITSLPGENQSDDEHSQVHNCSHDKMDSKVLEEAETYTSHINLNLQGAYLHILGDLIQSIGVMIGGAIIWAKPEWLVVDLVCTIVFCMLVLYTTASILRNVVNILMESTPDGINVDSLETGLKCIEGVHNIHDLHLWSISMGKNCLICHVIAEPGASSNEILLRIRDYCERTYGINHVTIQIEQE; this is encoded by the exons ATGGTCCCAGAATTGCATAAACTGGACAATAATACATATCAT ATGGAAGACTCGGGGACAGAAAAACATATCAAAATGCAGAAAGTGTCAAAAGAAACAAGGGTTCATACTGAGTCACAGAGCTTTAATTGTGGATCCACTTGTAGATTTTCACGACCAGAAACACTCAGGTTACAAACCGAACATCAGATGAAGCCAGCAAGAAAACTTCATGGTCTCATTGGTTTCGGTCTAATTTTAATAGTTGTAGAGCTTGTAGGAGGAATCAAGGCCAACAGCCTTGCCGTTGTCAGTGACGCTGTGCATTTGCTGATTGATGTTGCTGGATTCTCTATTTCACTTGTTGCAATATGGGCCTCATCATGGGAGGCAACACCACATCAGTCTTTTGGTTTCTTTCGCCTTGAAGTTTTGGGAGCACTCTTGTCCATACAGCTCATTTGGCTGATTGCTGGGGTCTTAATATATGAGGCCATTATGAGAATTCTACACAGAAATATGCCGGTTAATGGGGAACTCATGTTTATGGTTGCAACATTTAGTTTTATTGTGAACTTAGCAATGATCATGTGGCTTGGTCACGATCATACTCATTATGCCTGTGGAAGCAAGGCCCGTGGAAGGGAAGATGTTGAAACAGCAGCTGGAGGGGAGAAGGCTAATCTCATTACAAGTCTTCCAGGTGAAAATCAAAGTGATGATGAACATAGCCAAGTTCATAATTGTAGCCATGATAAAATGGACAGCAAGGTTCTTGAGGAAGCTGAAACATATACAAGCCATATAAACCTAAATCTTCAAGGTGCTTACTTGCATATATTGGGGGACCTGATTCAGTCTATTGGTGTGATGATTGGTGGTGCCATCATATGGGCCAAACCTGAATGGTTGGTAGTTGATCTAGTCTGTACTATTGTCTTCTGTATGCTAGTCCTGTATACTACTGCAAGCATACTTAGAAATGTAGTAAACATATTGATGGAGAGCACACCAGATGGAATTAATGTTGATTCTCTTGAAACTGGTCTCAAATGTATAGAAGGAGTCCACAATATCCATGATCTCCATCTTTGGTCCATATCAATGGgaaaaaattgtttgatttgccatgtAATAGCCGAGCCGGGTGCCAGCTCAAATGAAATACTTCTCAGGATTAGAGACTACTGTGAAAGGACATACGGAATCAATCATGTAACCATACAGATTGAACAGGAATAA
- the LOC122070192 gene encoding metal tolerance protein A1-like isoform X2, producing the protein MEDSGTEKHIKMQKVSKETRVHTESQSFNCGSTCRFSRPETLRLQTEHQMKPARKLHGLIGFGLILIVVELVGGIKANSLAVVSDAVHLLIDVAGFSISLVAIWASSWEATPHQSFGFFRLEVLGALLSIQLIWLIAGVLIYEAIMRILHRNMPVNGELMFMVATFSFIVNLAMIMWLGHDHTHYACGSKARGREDVETAAGGEKANLITSLPGENQSDDEHSQVHNCSHDKMDSKVLEEAETYTSHINLNLQGAYLHILGDLIQSIGVMIGGAIIWAKPEWLVVDLVCTIVFCMLVLYTTASILRNVVNILMESTPDGINVDSLETGLKCIEGVHNIHDLHLWSISMGKNCLICHVIAEPGASSNEILLRIRDYCERTYGINHVTIQIEQE; encoded by the coding sequence ATGGAAGACTCGGGGACAGAAAAACATATCAAAATGCAGAAAGTGTCAAAAGAAACAAGGGTTCATACTGAGTCACAGAGCTTTAATTGTGGATCCACTTGTAGATTTTCACGACCAGAAACACTCAGGTTACAAACCGAACATCAGATGAAGCCAGCAAGAAAACTTCATGGTCTCATTGGTTTCGGTCTAATTTTAATAGTTGTAGAGCTTGTAGGAGGAATCAAGGCCAACAGCCTTGCCGTTGTCAGTGACGCTGTGCATTTGCTGATTGATGTTGCTGGATTCTCTATTTCACTTGTTGCAATATGGGCCTCATCATGGGAGGCAACACCACATCAGTCTTTTGGTTTCTTTCGCCTTGAAGTTTTGGGAGCACTCTTGTCCATACAGCTCATTTGGCTGATTGCTGGGGTCTTAATATATGAGGCCATTATGAGAATTCTACACAGAAATATGCCGGTTAATGGGGAACTCATGTTTATGGTTGCAACATTTAGTTTTATTGTGAACTTAGCAATGATCATGTGGCTTGGTCACGATCATACTCATTATGCCTGTGGAAGCAAGGCCCGTGGAAGGGAAGATGTTGAAACAGCAGCTGGAGGGGAGAAGGCTAATCTCATTACAAGTCTTCCAGGTGAAAATCAAAGTGATGATGAACATAGCCAAGTTCATAATTGTAGCCATGATAAAATGGACAGCAAGGTTCTTGAGGAAGCTGAAACATATACAAGCCATATAAACCTAAATCTTCAAGGTGCTTACTTGCATATATTGGGGGACCTGATTCAGTCTATTGGTGTGATGATTGGTGGTGCCATCATATGGGCCAAACCTGAATGGTTGGTAGTTGATCTAGTCTGTACTATTGTCTTCTGTATGCTAGTCCTGTATACTACTGCAAGCATACTTAGAAATGTAGTAAACATATTGATGGAGAGCACACCAGATGGAATTAATGTTGATTCTCTTGAAACTGGTCTCAAATGTATAGAAGGAGTCCACAATATCCATGATCTCCATCTTTGGTCCATATCAATGGgaaaaaattgtttgatttgccatgtAATAGCCGAGCCGGGTGCCAGCTCAAATGAAATACTTCTCAGGATTAGAGACTACTGTGAAAGGACATACGGAATCAATCATGTAACCATACAGATTGAACAGGAATAA